A genomic segment from Spinacia oleracea cultivar Varoflay chromosome 3, BTI_SOV_V1, whole genome shotgun sequence encodes:
- the LOC130469524 gene encoding protein FAR1-RELATED SEQUENCE 5-like yields the protein MVVRIIVDGSGIIYRDEGDGFKTPSKNLVLTSYGKEEEVPEVKEGMVFPNWEGIDTQLKAYGRQKGFYFVRHCGSSKKCTSSSLSHDGSEIGIVDKQNRNFMWTCECYGLPERKRKVSCDDGSDLMVLVGSGVRKSKKCECPVHVFSSVNEIGQWVIRRSVMGHANHHPTPGKSRTISSLWKQFIEDNPHVGREFEVCRKAGMRPNQVYNLMSTKRNGKAHVPFSQKDLHDYAAKLRKEKSKGGGARAMFSYFEKMKDDNPEFFHVFRQGDDGLLLDVLWVDARSRAAYEEFGDVVCFDTTYLTNQYRMPFANFVGVNHHGQSILLGCALVSRETADTFECIFSHWLECMGGKAPIGILTDQEAAMRKALRSSTMSQSCHRWCLWHITYKFRKKLGKNVEYLDLKEDLEHAIYDSLDADEFEMNLATVMERYTLSKNESDWLEGKYACNLLF from the exons ATGGTAGTTAGGATTATAGTGGATGGTAGTGGAATTATTTACAGA GATGAGGGTGATGGTTTCAAAACTCCCTCCAAGAATTTGGTATTGACTTCTTATGGGAAGGAAGAGGAAGTGCCCGAAGTAAAGGAGGGTATGGTTTTCCCTAATTGGGAGGGGATTGATACTCAACTGAAGGCGTATGGGAGGCAAAAGGGATTTTATTTTGTCCGTCATTGTGGTTCGTCGAAGAAATGTACTAGCAGTAGCTTGTCACATGATGGGTCTGAAATTGGAATAGTAGATAAACAGAATCGTAATTTTATGTGGACTTGTGAGTGCTATGGTCTTCCTGAAAGGAAGCGGAAGGTCAGTTGTGATGATGGTTCTGATTTGATGGTTCTTGTTGGCAGTGGTGTACGCAAGTCTAAGAAATGTGAATGTCCCGTACATGTATTTTCTAGTGTAAATGAGATAGGGCAATGGGTTATACGTAGATCAGTCATGGGACATGCAAATCACCACCCAACCCCGGGTAAGTCCCGAACAATTTCTTCATTATGGAAGCAGTTCATTGAAGATAATCCTCATGTAGGTCGGGAATTTGAGGTGTGTAGGAAGGCTGGCATGCGGCCAAATCAAGTGTATAATTTGATGTCAACCAAGAGGAATGGTAAAGCGCACGTGCCCTTTTCACAGAAGGATCTTCATGATTATGCTGCTAAACTGAGAAAGGAAAAGTCGAAAGGGGGAGGTGCTAGGGCGATGTTTTCTTACTTTGAGAAGATGAAAGACGATAATCCTGAATTTTTTCACGTGTTTAGGCAAGGTGATGATGGGCTCTTGCTAGATGTTCTTTGGGTTGATGCTCGTAGTAGAGCGGCGTATGAGGAGTTTGGTGATGTTGTATGCTTTGACACCACCTACTTGACCAATCAATATAGAATGCCATTTGCGAATTTTGTAGGTGTAAATCATCATGGGCAAAGCATATTACTTGGATGTGCTTTGGTATCTCGTGAGACAGCTGACACCTTTGAGTGTATATTTAGTCATTGGTTGGAGTGTATGGGAGGTAAAGCGCCCATCGGGATATTGACCGATCAGGAAGCCGCTATGAGGAAGGCTTTAAGGTCGTCAACCATGAGTCAATCATGTCATAGGTGGTGTCTATGGCACATTACGTATAAGTTTCGTAAGAAGCTCGGAAAGAATGTAGAGTACCTTGATTTGAAGGAAGATCTGGAGCATGCGATTTATGATAGTCTTGATGCtgatgaatttgaaatgaatttGGCAACTGTGATGGAGCGGTATACCCTGTCAAAGAATGAATCTGATTGGCTTGAAGGTAAGTATGCTTGCAACCTTCTTTTTTGA
- the LOC130469726 gene encoding uncharacterized protein, whose product MPQTFHSLSLSFLPASIIFGFRAHSYSEKSPKNHQPVCRVSLHRGPAIPNDFKSRKTANLQCEVENRKTEDELFLEATGGWSEKGRIFGLGAAADSFYERPGDRRTKKSRTNYAMEQKRELDETKENLAETQDNLAETQKALAETQRIVEDLHEQFRLIVQANNLSTTPTSTSLS is encoded by the exons ATGCCTCAAacatttcactctctctctctctccttcctccctGCTTCTATAATTTTCGGTTTTAGGGCTCACTCATACTCAGAAAAGTCACCGAAAAACCACCAACCCGTCTGCCGCGTCTCTCTCCACCGAGGACCCGCAATTCCG AATGATTTTAAAAGTAGAAAAACCGCAAATCTACAATGTGAAGTTGAGAATCGAAAGACTGAAGATGAGTTGTTCCTTGAAGCTACGGGAGGGTGGAGTGAAAAGGGAAGGATATTTGGTCTGGGGGCAGCTGCTGACTCTTTCTATGAGAGACCCGGAGATAGGAGAACCAAAAAATCACGAACAAATTATGCGATGGAACaaaaaagggagcttgatgaaACTAAGGAGAACCTAGCTGAAACCCAAGATAACCTTGCTGAAACTCAAAAAGCACTTGCCGAAACGCAAAGAATTGTGGAGGATCTTCATGAACAATTTCGACTTATTGTGCAAGCCAACAATCTCTCGACCACTCCTACTTCTACATCCTTGTCTTGA
- the LOC130469523 gene encoding uncharacterized protein, which yields MAAVARPRWGQDGQCEWDGKLGIFPFTDAVAAKRTSKNRVKGTIETKPIKSVNQIATRAMLINYLIPAIKEKWPPHEGERVIYIIQDNAKAHILQNDQEWQQHYKQDGFTLILTQQPANSPDCNILDLGFFRSIQSLMHKNMPKTVEDLSGAVTEAYNELHAKTLSNVWMSLQYVGNEILKHKGDNDYQLPHNKKKILEDEGNLPEQVKAPRWAVNECKQLVDEWRANQ from the coding sequence ATGGCAGCAGTAGCAAGGCCAAGGTGGGGACAAGATGGGCAGTGTGAGTGGGATGGGAAACTTGGTATATTTCCATTCACAGATGCAGTGGCAGCAAAGAGaacatccaaaaatagagtcaagGGGACAATTGAGACTAAACCAATCAAGTCAGTTAATCAGATTGCAACTAGGGCCATGCTAATCAACTACCTAATCCCAGCAATTAAAGAGAAATGGCCACCACATGAGGGGGAAAGGGTGATATACATCATTCAAGACAATGCAAAGgcacacattttgcaaaatgatCAAGAATGGCAACAACATTACAAGCAAGATGGCTTCACATTGATATTGACTCAGCAGCcagcaaacagtccagattgTAACATATTAGACTTGGGGTTCTTTAGGTCAATTCAATCactaatgcacaaaaatatgcctAAAACAGTTGAAGATTTAAGTGGTGCTGTGACTGAGGCATATAATGAACTGCATGCAAAGACTCTATCTAATGTGTGGATGTCACTTCAATATGTTGGAAATGAAATTTTGAAACACAAGGGGGACAATGACTACCAACTCCCACACAACaagaaaaagattttagaagatgAGGGGAATCTGCCAGAACAAGTTAAGGCCCCAAGGTGGGCTGTGAATGAATGCAAACAACTTGTTGATGAATGGAGAGCAAATCAGTGA